The Chryseobacterium sp. 52 genome includes a region encoding these proteins:
- a CDS encoding DNA-3-methyladenine glycosylase: MKLPLSYYLNQDVLFLAKDLLGKVLFTEINGGITAGVIVETEAYSGVVDKASHAYGGRRTERTETLYSRGGISYVYLCYGIHHLFNIVTSVEGEPHAVLVRAIEPLSGHETMELRRNMPVAKSAISSGPGSAAKALGIDRSFNKKDLTENEIWIEDHGIRYSPEEIVAGPRIGVAYAQEDALLPWRFYVKGNQYVSKPRS, translated from the coding sequence ATGAAACTTCCTCTTTCTTATTACCTGAATCAAGATGTCCTGTTTCTGGCTAAAGATCTTTTGGGAAAAGTACTTTTCACAGAGATAAACGGTGGGATTACAGCGGGTGTTATAGTAGAAACTGAAGCTTATTCCGGCGTAGTGGATAAAGCCTCTCATGCGTATGGAGGCAGACGTACTGAGCGAACTGAGACGTTGTACAGCCGTGGCGGTATTTCTTATGTTTACTTGTGCTATGGCATCCATCATCTCTTTAATATTGTAACTTCAGTGGAAGGTGAGCCACATGCCGTATTGGTACGTGCCATAGAACCTTTGTCCGGTCATGAAACCATGGAGCTCAGACGGAATATGCCGGTTGCGAAATCTGCTATTTCATCCGGGCCGGGTTCTGCTGCTAAAGCCTTAGGTATTGACCGATCTTTTAATAAAAAAGATTTAACTGAAAACGAAATTTGGATTGAAGATCATGGGATTAGATATTCTCCTGAAGAGATTGTAGCAGGGCCTCGTATTGGAGTTGCTTATGCTCAGGAAGATGCACTGTTGCCGTGGCGGTTTTATGTTAAGGGCAATCAATACGTAAGCAAGCCCAGATCTTAG
- a CDS encoding GTP-binding protein: MNKRLPVTVLSGFLGAGKTTLLNHILHNKQGLKAAVIVNDMSEINIDARLIKDEQTLSRTEEKLVEMSNGCICCTLREDLMIEVERLAKENRFDYLFIESTGISEPIPVAQTFTYIDEESGIDLSRFSFVDTMVTVVDCFNFIKDFGSAELLTDRDLTDMEGDCRTIVNLLTDQIEFANVILLNKADLVDSETLGFLRASIKKLNPEAKIISSEFSRINLNEIVNTGLFDFDKAQASAGWQKELQADHHIPETEEYGISSLVFRDKRPFHPLRLWKYINNHYPEGALRAKGLFWLASRPNDALNFSQAGGSFRLENAGVWWSSMPMGNRVQYTSFVENQEFIESRWDKNWGDRINELVFIGQNLDKEQMLKDLEQCLIDDQDHEMFRQGRSFQDPFPQNI, from the coding sequence ATGAATAAAAGACTGCCTGTCACTGTTCTCAGCGGATTTCTGGGAGCAGGAAAAACAACTTTACTGAATCACATTCTTCACAATAAGCAAGGCTTAAAAGCAGCTGTCATTGTCAATGATATGAGTGAAATTAATATCGATGCACGCCTGATTAAAGATGAACAGACTCTTTCCCGAACGGAAGAAAAGCTGGTAGAAATGAGCAATGGCTGTATATGCTGCACATTAAGAGAAGATTTGATGATAGAAGTTGAACGTTTGGCAAAAGAAAACCGTTTTGACTATCTGTTCATTGAAAGTACCGGAATCAGCGAACCCATTCCTGTAGCACAAACTTTCACCTACATAGACGAAGAAAGTGGGATTGACCTTTCCCGTTTCAGCTTTGTGGACACTATGGTAACCGTGGTGGACTGCTTCAATTTCATTAAAGATTTTGGCTCTGCTGAGTTGTTAACAGACCGGGATCTTACCGATATGGAAGGGGATTGCAGGACCATTGTCAACCTGCTTACTGATCAGATTGAATTTGCCAATGTTATTCTGTTAAACAAAGCGGATCTTGTAGATTCTGAAACATTAGGGTTTTTAAGAGCTTCGATTAAAAAGCTCAATCCTGAAGCTAAAATTATCAGTTCTGAATTTAGCCGGATCAATCTTAATGAGATTGTCAATACCGGACTTTTCGATTTTGATAAAGCTCAGGCTTCCGCCGGTTGGCAAAAGGAATTACAGGCCGATCATCATATTCCGGAAACTGAAGAGTATGGAATAAGTTCCCTTGTATTCAGAGATAAAAGGCCATTTCATCCATTACGATTATGGAAATATATTAATAATCATTATCCCGAAGGAGCGCTGAGAGCGAAAGGCTTATTCTGGCTGGCTTCGAGGCCTAATGATGCATTGAACTTTTCCCAGGCAGGCGGGTCTTTCAGATTAGAAAATGCAGGGGTCTGGTGGAGTAGTATGCCAATGGGTAACCGCGTACAGTATACCTCATTTGTAGAAAATCAGGAATTTATTGAAAGTAGATGGGACAAAAACTGGGGAGACCGGATCAATGAACTGGTATTTATCGGTCAGAATCTCGATAAGGAACAGATGTTAAAGGACCTTGAGCAATGCCTTATTGATGATCAGGATCATGAAATGTTCCGGCAGGGCAGAAGCTTCCAGGATCCTTTTCCTCAAAATATTTAA
- a CDS encoding polysaccharide deacetylase family protein, with product MKYLKHSVLLITTAVLMASCHEKNKKGASEKLAETHSLSKKYWPNGAQLVISVSMQFETGGQPEGAESPFSGTPLPKGQPDLPAESWYRYGANEGIYRMLDLWKKYDIKVTSHVVGSAAEKYPEIAKAIAAGGHEIAAHGITWENQWNKNYADELRFVKDGADAVEKITGQKAVGYNSNWLRRSPNTLKVLQELGFLYHIDDLSRDEPFITKVSGKNFVVMPYTLRNNDIVNIEGKNWSPDQFLSQLKFEFDRLYEEGASKRRMMSISFHDRIGGTPAMVHAMEEFIKYTKEKQGVVFMRKDDIAKMIVNDPKTPIDNSEEKYNN from the coding sequence ATGAAATATTTAAAACATTCAGTCTTACTGATCACAACCGCAGTATTGATGGCTTCCTGCCATGAAAAAAACAAAAAAGGAGCCTCTGAAAAATTGGCAGAAACACATTCATTATCTAAAAAATACTGGCCTAATGGTGCCCAACTGGTCATTTCAGTATCTATGCAGTTTGAAACCGGCGGACAGCCTGAAGGTGCAGAAAGCCCTTTCAGTGGAACTCCTCTTCCTAAAGGACAGCCGGATCTTCCTGCAGAAAGCTGGTACCGCTACGGAGCCAATGAAGGAATTTACCGCATGCTTGATCTCTGGAAAAAGTATGACATAAAAGTAACTTCCCATGTTGTAGGAAGCGCCGCCGAAAAATACCCGGAAATCGCAAAAGCCATTGCGGCCGGAGGACACGAAATTGCCGCTCACGGTATTACCTGGGAAAATCAATGGAATAAGAACTATGCCGATGAATTACGCTTTGTAAAAGACGGTGCAGATGCAGTAGAAAAAATTACGGGACAGAAAGCGGTGGGTTACAATTCTAACTGGCTCAGAAGAAGCCCGAATACATTGAAAGTGCTTCAGGAGCTCGGTTTTCTTTATCATATAGATGACTTAAGCCGCGATGAACCTTTTATTACCAAAGTCAGCGGGAAAAACTTTGTAGTGATGCCTTATACCCTCAGAAATAATGATATTGTGAATATTGAAGGGAAAAACTGGAGCCCGGATCAGTTTCTCTCACAGTTGAAATTCGAGTTTGACCGTCTGTACGAGGAAGGTGCATCAAAAAGGAGAATGATGAGCATCAGTTTTCATGACAGGATAGGCGGAACTCCTGCAATGGTTCATGCAATGGAAGAATTCATCAAATACACCAAAGAAAAACAGGGAGTTGTATTTATGCGAAAGGATGACATTGCCAAGATGATTGTGAATGACCCGAAAACTCCAATCGATAACAGTGAAGAAAAATATAACAACTAA
- a CDS encoding FAD-binding dehydrogenase, whose protein sequence is MEETFQPDVIIVGTGLAGLTAAMEITNVGKKVLLIDQETEQNIGGQAFWSFGGLFLINSPQQRRMGIKDSYELALQDWKGTAGFDRKEDYWPQKWAEAYLKFAAYEKYQYISKLGIKLMFMVGWAERGDGSATGHGNSVPRFHVSWGTGTGVVKPFVDKAYEAKGKGLLQMKFRHRVTELIIENGKTKGVKGDILENDDQERGVATNRNVISQFEHHAAHVIIASGGIGANHELVRKNWPERLGKAPENMVCGVPAYVDGKMIGIAENSGADIINPDRMWHYTEGIQNWNPIWPKHGIRILPGPSSLWFDAKGNRLPAPFLPGFDTLGTLKYIQDTGFSYSWFILTQKIIKKEFALSGSEQNPDITNKDYALFIKRIFGKKAPGPVEAFKEHGKDFIVSDSLKDLVERMNLLSGDDLLDYEKIKEQIEARDRELNNKYSKDTQVNYIRNTRNYLGDKLGRVAAPHAILDPKNGPLIAVRLNILTRKTLGGIKTNLDGQVLREDDTVIEGLYAAGEAAGFGGGGMHGYRALEGTFLGGCIFSGMKAGKYIAGQF, encoded by the coding sequence ATGGAAGAAACATTCCAGCCTGACGTTATTATTGTAGGAACAGGACTAGCAGGATTGACTGCCGCTATGGAAATTACGAATGTCGGAAAAAAAGTGCTTTTAATAGATCAGGAAACTGAGCAAAATATTGGCGGACAGGCATTCTGGTCATTCGGAGGCTTGTTTCTGATCAATTCTCCCCAGCAACGCAGAATGGGAATCAAAGATTCTTACGAGCTAGCCCTCCAGGACTGGAAAGGCACTGCTGGTTTTGACCGTAAAGAGGATTACTGGCCTCAGAAATGGGCGGAGGCGTATTTGAAATTTGCGGCTTATGAAAAGTACCAATATATTTCTAAACTTGGGATTAAGCTGATGTTTATGGTGGGCTGGGCAGAACGTGGCGATGGATCTGCGACGGGACACGGCAATTCTGTACCCAGGTTTCATGTCAGCTGGGGAACGGGAACAGGAGTTGTAAAGCCTTTTGTGGATAAAGCTTACGAAGCGAAAGGAAAAGGGCTTCTGCAGATGAAATTCAGACATAGAGTTACTGAGCTGATCATAGAAAATGGCAAAACTAAAGGCGTTAAAGGTGATATCCTTGAAAATGATGATCAAGAAAGAGGCGTTGCCACCAATAGAAATGTGATTTCACAGTTTGAGCATCATGCAGCTCACGTCATCATTGCGTCGGGAGGCATAGGTGCCAATCATGAACTGGTCCGTAAAAACTGGCCGGAAAGATTAGGAAAAGCTCCTGAGAATATGGTGTGTGGTGTTCCTGCTTATGTGGACGGAAAAATGATCGGTATTGCAGAAAATTCCGGAGCAGACATTATCAATCCTGACAGAATGTGGCATTATACGGAAGGGATACAAAACTGGAATCCGATATGGCCTAAGCATGGCATCAGAATACTTCCCGGACCGTCTTCTCTGTGGTTTGATGCTAAAGGAAACCGTCTCCCCGCTCCTTTCCTGCCTGGATTTGATACATTGGGAACGTTGAAATATATTCAGGATACGGGGTTTTCTTATTCCTGGTTTATTCTGACCCAAAAAATCATTAAAAAAGAGTTTGCGCTTTCCGGATCAGAGCAGAACCCGGATATTACCAATAAGGACTATGCCCTTTTCATCAAAAGAATCTTTGGAAAAAAAGCACCGGGACCTGTGGAAGCTTTTAAGGAACATGGTAAGGATTTTATTGTTTCAGACAGTCTTAAAGATCTGGTGGAAAGAATGAATCTGCTGTCCGGAGATGATCTTTTGGACTATGAAAAAATTAAAGAACAGATCGAAGCCAGAGACAGGGAACTGAATAATAAGTATTCAAAAGATACACAGGTGAATTACATCCGGAATACAAGAAACTATTTAGGGGACAAACTGGGCCGTGTAGCAGCTCCGCATGCAATATTGGATCCTAAAAACGGACCTCTCATCGCTGTACGCCTTAATATCCTTACCCGAAAAACATTGGGAGGTATTAAAACCAATCTTGACGGACAGGTTTTGAGAGAAGACGACACCGTTATTGAAGGACTTTATGCAGCGGGAGAAGCAGCCGGATTCGGCGGTGGCGGAATGCATGGCTACCGTGCACTGGAAGGAACATTCCTTGGAGGATGTATTTTTTCGGGAATGAAAGCAGGAAAATATATTGCCGGACAATTCTAA
- a CDS encoding DoxX family protein, which translates to MNKNTAYFFLRLSMGVNLLGHGLARIPKLSVFAEGMTKSFEKSWLPQLSVEIFCTILPFLEFVIGAMLVLGFKTRMANYAGAALIVMLLFGSSTIENWEAMGIQMIYALFFYILISRLEDNWCFLDQKK; encoded by the coding sequence ATGAATAAAAATACAGCTTATTTTTTTCTGCGCCTGTCAATGGGAGTCAATCTTCTGGGACACGGTCTTGCCAGAATTCCTAAACTTTCGGTCTTTGCTGAAGGAATGACAAAAAGTTTCGAAAAAAGCTGGCTTCCACAGCTGTCTGTGGAGATATTCTGTACCATCCTTCCCTTTCTGGAATTTGTCATTGGTGCCATGCTAGTTCTTGGTTTTAAAACCCGGATGGCCAATTATGCAGGAGCCGCACTCATTGTGATGTTACTTTTCGGAAGCAGTACGATAGAAAACTGGGAAGCAATGGGGATACAGATGATTTACGCCCTGTTCTTTTATATCCTGATCAGCAGATTGGAGGATAACTGGTGCTTTCTGGATCAAAAGAAATAA
- a CDS encoding alkaline phosphatase gives MDRRKFLKGSALLSGLLTINPVDFFANNITEIPGAGKKAKNIIFMISDGMSSGTLAMANLYAQNILGKNGNWMNLYHENKVSRALMDTASASSIVTDSAAASSSFGGGVRVKNGVLNIGANGERYVPIWQKFKKAGKKTGCVTTVTITHATPAGFCVNSDSRNAENEIAEMYAEIGFDVMMGGGDEFFNPLKREDKKDVYDLYKQKGYQVLKNRTDLKNSEKGKKILGVFSSSGLPYSIDRNHIPELQNTPSLAEMAQTAIDQMKDHKEGFVLQIEGGKVDWAAHANDIAALIHDQLAFDETIKTVIDFAERDQNTLVIITTDHGNANPGTIYGPDATKNFNSISNYKYTNEYILNAIHPDFNLQKMKDWIYETNKISLTDDDAKYLLSFYSGLEKQEAGLYNYKKLPFKAYSDIQKKHNSVGWISMDHSGDYVEAAVYGPGKELLPPFIKNTDLHYLMLKAAQI, from the coding sequence ATGGACAGACGCAAATTTTTAAAAGGTTCCGCATTACTTTCAGGCTTACTTACCATAAATCCTGTTGATTTTTTCGCTAACAATATCACGGAAATTCCGGGTGCCGGGAAAAAAGCAAAAAATATTATTTTCATGATCAGTGACGGAATGAGCTCCGGAACTTTAGCGATGGCCAATCTGTATGCCCAGAATATTTTGGGTAAAAACGGAAACTGGATGAATCTTTATCATGAAAATAAAGTTTCACGGGCTTTGATGGATACTGCTTCTGCAAGCTCTATTGTAACGGATTCTGCAGCGGCCAGTTCATCTTTTGGAGGAGGAGTGCGCGTAAAAAACGGAGTTCTGAATATTGGAGCCAATGGAGAACGCTATGTTCCGATCTGGCAAAAGTTCAAAAAGGCAGGAAAAAAGACGGGCTGTGTAACGACGGTCACAATTACCCATGCAACTCCGGCAGGCTTCTGTGTTAATTCTGACAGCAGAAATGCGGAAAATGAAATTGCGGAAATGTATGCTGAGATAGGTTTTGATGTGATGATGGGAGGTGGTGACGAGTTTTTTAATCCTTTAAAAAGAGAGGACAAAAAAGATGTCTATGATTTGTACAAGCAGAAAGGATATCAGGTTCTAAAAAACAGAACAGATCTTAAAAATTCAGAAAAAGGAAAGAAAATTTTAGGGGTTTTCAGTTCCAGTGGATTACCATATTCTATTGACCGGAATCATATTCCTGAATTGCAGAATACGCCTTCTCTTGCTGAAATGGCACAGACGGCTATTGACCAAATGAAAGATCATAAGGAAGGTTTTGTTTTACAGATAGAGGGCGGAAAAGTAGACTGGGCAGCTCATGCGAATGATATTGCAGCTTTGATTCATGATCAGCTTGCTTTTGATGAAACGATAAAGACGGTGATAGATTTTGCCGAAAGAGATCAGAATACCCTGGTCATTATTACAACAGATCATGGAAATGCCAATCCGGGAACGATTTACGGACCGGATGCCACTAAAAATTTTAACAGTATCTCAAATTATAAATACACCAACGAATATATTCTGAATGCCATTCACCCGGATTTTAATCTTCAGAAGATGAAAGACTGGATTTATGAGACGAACAAAATAAGTCTTACGGATGATGACGCGAAATACCTGCTCAGTTTTTATTCAGGACTAGAAAAGCAGGAAGCCGGGCTCTATAATTATAAAAAACTGCCTTTCAAAGCCTATTCAGATATTCAGAAAAAGCATAATTCTGTTGGCTGGATCAGTATGGATCATTCCGGAGATTATGTAGAAGCGGCAGTTTATGGCCCGGGAAAAGAGCTTTTGCCTCCTTTTATTAAAAATACAGACCTGCATTATCTGATGTTGAAAGCAGCACAGATTTAA
- a CDS encoding MerC domain-containing protein: protein MKSKILDTIGISAAVLCLIHCIAFPLLMIIPLGISHNPYIDLAFLIIGAVVVYRITKHMTNRLLKLLFWISILLISLSVLADFIFEIHIPFIYGGAVGLIAGHLINYKNHKHSS from the coding sequence ATGAAATCAAAAATCCTTGATACCATAGGAATTTCTGCAGCAGTTCTCTGTCTTATTCACTGTATTGCTTTTCCTCTGTTGATGATTATTCCTTTGGGAATCTCACACAATCCATATATTGACCTGGCTTTCCTTATCATTGGTGCTGTTGTGGTTTACAGAATTACAAAACATATGACTAATCGTTTGCTTAAATTGTTGTTTTGGATTTCCATTCTTCTTATCTCGCTTTCTGTTTTAGCTGATTTTATATTTGAAATTCATATTCCTTTCATTTATGGAGGCGCCGTTGGATTGATAGCAGGTCATCTTATCAATTATAAAAATCATAAACATTCATCATAA
- a CDS encoding lmo0937 family membrane protein: protein MRNLLWLVAVICIVVWLLGMLGVVPGISTGYLVHVLLVIAIIVVLYNIISGKKPL from the coding sequence ATGAGAAATTTATTATGGTTAGTCGCTGTCATTTGTATCGTTGTTTGGCTTCTTGGAATGTTAGGGGTCGTGCCGGGGATCAGTACCGGATATTTGGTACATGTCCTTTTGGTTATCGCCATTATTGTAGTTCTTTACAATATCATTTCAGGTAAAAAACCTCTTTAA
- a CDS encoding TlpA family protein disulfide reductase — MKIFLTLFSVLIFTGYTAAQQSKIEIGQQAPEISLAKPDGSLFSLSSLKGKTVLIDFWATWCAPCVEEQPELKTIYDTFSNQVKGQEFEIVGVSLDRNKESWQKAITRFGITWIQVSDLKFWKSPVAKAYEIEELPFNVIIDSQGKIIAKNLHGKELTGFLQKYFNEKK; from the coding sequence ATGAAAATTTTTCTTACCCTTTTTTCTGTATTGATTTTTACAGGATATACCGCTGCACAGCAATCTAAAATAGAGATCGGTCAACAGGCCCCTGAAATCAGCCTTGCAAAACCGGATGGCAGTTTATTTTCTCTTTCATCATTAAAAGGAAAAACCGTTCTGATTGATTTTTGGGCTACATGGTGCGCACCCTGCGTTGAAGAACAACCGGAACTGAAAACTATATATGATACATTTTCCAATCAGGTAAAAGGGCAGGAGTTTGAAATCGTGGGAGTTTCTTTAGATAGAAATAAAGAAAGCTGGCAGAAAGCCATAACCCGTTTTGGAATCACCTGGATTCAGGTGAGTGATCTGAAATTTTGGAAGAGTCCGGTGGCTAAAGCTTACGAGATTGAGGAACTTCCTTTTAATGTAATTATAGATTCACAGGGAAAAATAATTGCCAAAAACCTTCACGGAAAGGAGCTCACAGGCTTTCTTCAGAAATATTTTAATGAAAAGAAATAA
- a CDS encoding helix-turn-helix domain-containing protein yields MKRIVNFSSFNVFSIEKEVWDIEYHNHNFYELIVVEKGTGIHHLNGITFTYKKGDVFLLRPSDAHEFSIKNKTRFIYVKFTEQHIWKSLQADKKSELTKVIQLLMGDRSFVYESAIKNKTDREHLLQLARILLHEFSSKNMYSQETSADLFSSIMTILIRNTMSSGGMEKISKGLNPAERILYYINVNAMDADKMRLEHLAKEFVLSPNYISIYIKKQTGFSIQQHVMQQKMKAAEKLLRQSRYNINEIADQLGFNDASHFNKIFRGYKSMSPSEFRKNDQSA; encoded by the coding sequence ATGAAACGTATTGTTAACTTCAGTTCTTTCAATGTGTTCAGTATTGAGAAAGAAGTTTGGGATATTGAATACCACAATCATAATTTCTATGAGCTGATTGTGGTAGAAAAAGGAACAGGAATACACCATCTGAACGGTATTACTTTTACCTATAAAAAAGGAGACGTTTTTCTGCTCAGACCAAGTGATGCCCACGAGTTTTCTATCAAAAACAAAACCCGCTTTATTTATGTGAAATTTACGGAACAGCATATCTGGAAAAGCCTTCAGGCTGATAAGAAAAGTGAATTGACTAAAGTAATACAGCTCCTGATGGGTGACCGGTCTTTCGTGTATGAATCAGCAATTAAAAATAAAACAGACAGGGAGCATCTGCTGCAGCTTGCCAGGATCCTTCTTCACGAATTCAGCAGTAAAAATATGTACAGCCAGGAAACATCCGCAGATCTTTTTTCATCAATAATGACCATTCTGATCAGAAATACAATGAGCAGTGGCGGGATGGAAAAAATATCAAAAGGGTTGAATCCGGCTGAAAGAATTCTCTATTACATCAACGTTAATGCAATGGATGCAGATAAAATGAGACTGGAACATCTAGCTAAAGAGTTCGTGCTTTCACCCAATTATATCAGTATTTACATCAAAAAACAGACAGGATTTTCTATTCAGCAGCATGTGATGCAACAAAAAATGAAAGCCGCTGAAAAACTCCTTAGACAAAGCCGCTACAACATCAATGAAATTGCAGATCAGCTAGGATTCAATGATGCCAGTCATTTTAATAAAATCTTCAGGGGTTACAAAAGTATGTCACCTTCAGAATTCAGGAAAAATGATCAGTCTGCCTGA
- a CDS encoding PLP-dependent aminotransferase family protein, whose translation MDSPIFEQILNGFELNRSLEKPVYLQLAEIILSLIKTGKLQSGQKLPSSRELASLKGINRITVSKAYEELQAQGWLESFVGKGTFISSYLPEYRPEPLQQSQQQTSQKRAGFKIDQKNYLVSYSPVTAKLHLDDGFPDPKLAPLHELYRAYRNQLTRSGLYEKFGSYSYPDGSVYYREAISKYLNETRGLNTTLKNVLSVRGTLMGINTVCSGLIEPGDVIVSGFPGWGRAEANFAHAKAHHIMIPVDEHGLVVDELEKICKKRQVRMVYVTPHHHFPTTVPLRIDRRLELLRLAKEYQFIIFEDDYDFDFHYNHRPLLPLASADESDMVIYCGSFSKTLSPAFRMGYLVASENVIEYLSKIRLLLDRQGDHILDNAMGEILNDGTVQRYLRKTLVVYEERRNFFCQQLNDVLKDAVKFAVPAGGMSVWTKFDSSVNLEQLAKNALTKGLYLSDGKAHIYPQFNENALRLGFASPSIDELEKSVAILKQLL comes from the coding sequence ATGGATAGTCCAATATTTGAACAAATTCTGAATGGTTTCGAACTCAACCGCAGTTTAGAAAAGCCTGTATATCTGCAGCTCGCAGAAATAATCCTTTCCCTGATAAAGACCGGAAAACTTCAGTCGGGACAGAAGCTTCCCAGTTCAAGAGAACTGGCCAGCCTGAAAGGAATTAACAGAATTACAGTTTCCAAAGCGTATGAAGAATTACAGGCTCAGGGATGGCTGGAAAGCTTTGTAGGAAAAGGAACTTTTATTTCTTCATATCTTCCTGAATACAGACCCGAACCCCTTCAGCAATCACAACAGCAGACTTCTCAAAAACGGGCTGGTTTTAAGATTGATCAAAAAAATTACCTTGTTTCTTACTCGCCGGTCACTGCAAAACTTCATTTGGATGACGGATTTCCCGATCCTAAACTTGCTCCGCTTCATGAATTATACAGAGCGTACAGAAATCAGCTGACCCGAAGCGGGCTCTATGAAAAATTCGGAAGTTACAGCTATCCGGATGGTTCCGTCTATTACAGAGAAGCGATTTCTAAATACCTGAATGAAACAAGAGGACTGAATACTACATTAAAAAATGTTCTTTCTGTACGGGGAACTTTAATGGGCATCAATACGGTATGCAGCGGTCTTATAGAACCGGGAGACGTTATTGTTTCCGGATTTCCGGGATGGGGAAGGGCTGAAGCTAATTTTGCCCACGCAAAAGCCCATCACATTATGATTCCTGTGGATGAGCATGGTCTGGTAGTGGATGAACTGGAAAAAATATGTAAAAAACGACAAGTAAGAATGGTGTATGTAACTCCGCATCATCATTTTCCAACTACGGTTCCGTTGCGGATTGACAGAAGACTGGAGCTGTTGAGGCTGGCCAAAGAGTATCAGTTCATCATCTTTGAAGACGATTACGATTTTGATTTTCATTATAATCACCGTCCGTTGCTACCACTGGCAAGCGCGGATGAAAGCGACATGGTAATCTACTGTGGCTCTTTTAGCAAAACGCTTTCTCCGGCTTTCAGGATGGGGTATCTGGTGGCTTCAGAAAATGTAATTGAATACCTTTCTAAAATACGTCTTCTGCTGGACCGTCAGGGAGATCACATTCTGGATAATGCTATGGGCGAAATTCTGAATGACGGAACTGTGCAGCGGTACCTCAGAAAAACATTGGTAGTCTATGAAGAAAGAAGAAACTTTTTCTGTCAACAGCTCAATGATGTCCTGAAAGACGCTGTAAAATTTGCAGTTCCGGCAGGAGGAATGTCAGTATGGACCAAATTCGACAGTTCTGTTAATCTTGAACAGCTTGCAAAAAATGCATTGACAAAGGGATTATATCTTTCAGACGGAAAAGCTCATATTTATCCTCAATTTAATGAAAATGCCTTAAGATTGGGCTTTGCGTCACCTTCTATTGATGAACTTGAAAAAAGTGTTGCCATTTTGAAACAGTTGCTGTAA
- a CDS encoding GNAT family N-acetyltransferase: protein MINFNIQPILESKNVSLLPLEKEDFEVLYALASDPQIWEQHPQKNRWKKEEFTTFFEGAIVSKGAFKIIDKQTGQMIGSTRFYDYSEEEDIIFIGYTFFTRACWGTGINTSVKSMMMDYILQYVSKVGFHVGAHNVRSQIAVGRIGGEKTAEQEIAYFGEKPQINFIYEITKNRWESMNL, encoded by the coding sequence ATGATAAATTTTAATATACAACCGATTTTAGAAAGTAAAAATGTAAGTCTTTTACCCTTAGAAAAGGAAGATTTTGAAGTATTATATGCACTAGCTTCTGATCCTCAGATATGGGAACAGCATCCTCAGAAAAACCGTTGGAAGAAAGAAGAATTTACTACTTTTTTTGAAGGAGCTATTGTAAGTAAAGGGGCTTTTAAGATTATAGATAAACAAACTGGCCAAATGATCGGGAGTACCCGTTTTTATGATTACAGTGAGGAAGAAGACATTATATTCATTGGATATACCTTTTTCACAAGAGCTTGTTGGGGAACAGGAATCAATACGTCTGTAAAATCGATGATGATGGATTATATTTTACAGTATGTTTCTAAAGTAGGCTTTCATGTAGGAGCTCATAACGTTCGCTCTCAAATTGCTGTAGGCCGTATTGGCGGAGAAAAAACAGCAGAACAGGAAATAGCTTATTTTGGAGAGAAACCCCAAATCAATTTTATTTATGAAATTACCAAAAACAGGTGGGAATCTATGAATTTATAA
- a CDS encoding rhodanese-like domain-containing protein: MKYLFMMAFLICSLFSQFPAQQKQDPWNESQLMDPALLASRITENKAKNVVIISVGPEAIIKGSVDIGPTREPENLEKLRNYLKNIPKGKEIVIYCGCCPFVKCPNIRPAFQLLQEMGFKNAKLLNLPKNIKVDWLDKDYPTND; this comes from the coding sequence ATGAAGTACTTGTTTATGATGGCATTCCTGATTTGCTCTTTATTCAGCCAATTTCCGGCACAGCAAAAGCAGGATCCCTGGAATGAGAGCCAGCTTATGGATCCCGCGCTTTTAGCATCAAGAATCACAGAAAACAAAGCAAAAAATGTAGTCATTATTTCGGTAGGTCCGGAAGCTATTATTAAAGGTTCTGTAGATATCGGACCGACCCGTGAACCTGAGAATCTTGAAAAACTGAGAAATTATCTTAAAAATATCCCTAAAGGAAAAGAAATCGTTATTTACTGCGGATGTTGTCCGTTTGTTAAATGTCCGAACATCCGTCCGGCATTTCAACTCTTGCAGGAAATGGGGTTCAAAAATGCAAAACTTTTAAACCTTCCGAAAAATATTAAAGTAGACTGGCTGGATAAAGATTATCCTACAAATGATTAA